The sequence CAGATGTGTTAATTGAAACTACAGCAAGTAACTACAAAGATGCAGAGCCGGGAATGACTCACATCACTACTGCCATGAAAAAAGGCATGCATGTGATATCGGTAAATAAAGGACCACTAGCGCTAGCATTCCCATCACTGTTAGAACTTGCAACATACAATCAGGTAATGTTCAAATTCAGCGGTACAGTTGGAGGTGGAACCCCAATCCTAGATTATGCAAAAAATAGCCTTAGCGGTGAAAGAATTACATCGTTTGCAGGAATTCTTAATGGAACTACAAATTACATTTTAACAAATATGGGAACAGGGGTAACTTATGAAGAAGCTCTCAAAGATGCAAAAGACAAAGGGTATGTAGAAGCAGACGAGACATTAGATTTAGATGGATTAGATGCTGCAGCAAAACTAGTCATCCTTGCTAACTGGATTATGGGAATGAAAGTAACACTTCCAGACATCAACTGTACAGGAATTAGAAAAGTCACAGTTGAAGATATCAAAAAGGCTGCCAAAAATAATTGTGCAATTAAACTAATCGCATCTTGCAACAAAGAACTTGTTGTAGGACCAAAAGAAGTATCAAATGACGATCCTCTATGTGTGAATGGAACATTAAACGCAATCGCTTTTACATCTGAGCATTCAGGCACCCAGACAATTATCGGTAAAGGTGCAGGAGGCATGGAAACAGCCAGTTCAATTCTCAGAGACTTGTTAGACATCAGACAAGAGATTGCAAGAGATTGAAGTCTAATTTAATTTCTAAAAGTGAAACTAGTACACTGCTAAAGACAGTTTCAGAAAAATGGGGAATGGAATTTCCTAAAATGAAAAATGTCAAAGTTCATCAAATTTTAGATGATGCACAAATTATTACAGGAGATGGATTAAAAATTCTCAAAGTCGATGAAGATTATTTACCATTTTTATCTGAAATTGAAATGTTAGAAAAATTTCCAACAGTTACAGTAGACATGGGAGCAGTGAAGTTCATGTGTAAGGGAGCAAATTTGATGAGACCAGGAATTAAAAAATTCACAGAGTTTGAAAAAGATAAGATAGTATGTATTGTTGAGGAATCTCAACACAAGTTTTTAGCAGTTGGAAAGTCACTGGTAAGTAGTTCAGAATTAGAAACCATGGAAAAAGGAGAGGTGATAAAAAATATGCATTATGTCTCAGACAGATTCTGGGAAACGGGAAAAACTATTTACGATTAAAACTAATTTTTAAAATAAATTTTTTATTTAATATCTTCTGTAAATTCTTCAGTACCATCTTTAGTGATCACTAGGATATCTAATCCATCACCACTAGCAGAATCTCTAAGGGCTGCTGAACGCACGGCATGTTTTGCTAATTCTACTGCTTCATCTCTACTCATGTTTGGTTTGAATTGAGGATCCAAAACACCTAATGCCATTTCTGCACCAGTTCCTACTGCTGCATAATCATCAGGAAGTACTGAACCTAACGGGTCTAAGGTATACATGATTGGTTTGTCGACTACGCCACCAACAATTACCTGAGTTAACAATGGGAAGTATCTTCTTTCATACATCATATTTGACATCATTTTGGCTACTGTATTTGGTGGAACGTCTCTTTTAAGTTCCATTTTTCTAATTTTAGCTAAAGCAGCAATTTGCAAAGATAGAATTTGCATGTCAGCTACAAGGCCAGCACAGGTTGCACCAACTTTGTTAGTAATAGGGAATGTTTTCTTTGTGGATTTACTTACCAAAAAGTTTCCAAATGCGATCCTTTTCTCACTTGCAAGAACAATACCGCCATCAAAAGTAATCCCAACAGCAGTTGCTCCTGGCATATACATTGACATATTTCAAATAATTTTGCCGCATAATAAAGGGCTTTCTACATTTAACGTATAATTTGTGGGCAAAATAATTATAGTGAAAGTTCAAGGTAGTCTCATGACCTCTGCTGAAATTCGAGAGAAGATTCTAAACGATTTAGTGTTCATGGGGTTAAGATCTGCAATCGGTGTGATCTTTATTCTTCATGGAATCTCAAAGTTCAGTCCAGGATTTGCAGAGAATTTGCCAAACATGGGATTGCCTGTAGAAATGCAAATCCCAATTGCATTAGCAGAACTAGTTCCAGGAATTTTACTAATCATTGGAGTTCTAAGTAGACTATCTGCATCATTAATTTCAATTATTATGCTTGGTGCAATTTTCATGGTCAAAGGAGCATCAAGCATTACGGGTAAAGGAGGAGTAGAATTGGATTTAATTTTACTTGCAGTAGCACTTGTAATTATGATAGTAGGTCCAGGTAGAATATCACTTGCCCAAGCTATCAAAAAAATACCCAGATGTCTACACTAGGAATTTCCAAAATTATTCATTATCTCACACATACATTTTGTAGTTTTCTTTAACAAATCAATTCTTGCAAATTCGTTTGGTGAATGAATTCTTGAAAACATGTATGTGCTTCCTATAGATATGCAAGGAGCATTTAGAATTTCAACAAATGGATGCATCGGACCAGTACCGGCATTTGAAACGTTAAGAATTGACTTTCCAAACGACTTGTCTGCAGCATCTTTAACTTGGGATACAAATGGATGTGAAGAGTCAGTTCTAGCAGCTGCCTCACCATGGTAAACTTTGATGCCAACATCTGAAAATCCTTTTGATTTCAAGTGGTTTTTTAATCGTAAAACTTGTTTTTTAGGATCCATCTTAGGGATTAATCTAAAGTCAATCTTCACAAGGGCACTACCAGGAAGAACAGTTTTTGCACCATCACCAATGTATCCTGAAACAAAACCTGCAATGTTACAAGTTGCCCCTCCAACTAGAGCCTTTTTTGCATCCATTCCTTTTTTGTTTCCCACAAATGACTTTATTCCAAATTCTTTTTTAAATACACTTTCATCAAAAGGCTCCTCTCGAATTATTTTCAAATCGTTTTTTGAAAAAGAAGATACTTCATCATACCATCCTTTGATGAGGACTTTGCCATCAGAGTTCCTCAGAGTATTTACAACCTCGATTAATCGCCAAGCAGGATTTTTAATTAATACTGCCAAGCTTGAATGTGCATCTCGAACGGATTCTTTTACAGACAATTCAACAAAGAGTAATCCCTTCATTCCAAGTCCGATGATTGGTCTATTTTTTGCATCAACATATCCAAATTCCCAAATTACTCC comes from Nitrosopumilus oxyclinae and encodes:
- a CDS encoding DoxX family protein — its product is MTSAEIREKILNDLVFMGLRSAIGVIFILHGISKFSPGFAENLPNMGLPVEMQIPIALAELVPGILLIIGVLSRLSASLISIIMLGAIFMVKGASSITGKGGVELDLILLAVALVIMIVGPGRISLAQAIKKIPRCLH
- a CDS encoding PUA domain-containing protein, producing the protein MKSNLISKSETSTLLKTVSEKWGMEFPKMKNVKVHQILDDAQIITGDGLKILKVDEDYLPFLSEIEMLEKFPTVTVDMGAVKFMCKGANLMRPGIKKFTEFEKDKIVCIVEESQHKFLAVGKSLVSSSELETMEKGEVIKNMHYVSDRFWETGKTIYD
- a CDS encoding M20/M25/M40 family metallo-hydrolase; its protein translation is MIPAKHVDSHMDELVSDLQLLIRQPSVSAKNEGIEECAVLVQKLLKKSGVKSEILRLKKGVAPIVYGEIKSKQNPEKTLMFYNHYDVQPAEPFDLWDDPPFSGTKKGNKIFGRGATDDKGELITRIKAVEACLKTTGDVPCNIKFVIEGEEETGSAHIEEYLKKYKKKFSCDGVIWEFGYVDAKNRPIIGLGMKGLLFVELSVKESVRDAHSSLAVLIKNPAWRLIEVVNTLRNSDGKVLIKGWYDEVSSFSKNDLKIIREEPFDESVFKKEFGIKSFVGNKKGMDAKKALVGGATCNIAGFVSGYIGDGAKTVLPGSALVKIDFRLIPKMDPKKQVLRLKNHLKSKGFSDVGIKVYHGEAAARTDSSHPFVSQVKDAADKSFGKSILNVSNAGTGPMHPFVEILNAPCISIGSTYMFSRIHSPNEFARIDLLKKTTKCMCEIMNNFGNS
- a CDS encoding proteasome subunit beta codes for the protein MSMYMPGATAVGITFDGGIVLASEKRIAFGNFLVSKSTKKTFPITNKVGATCAGLVADMQILSLQIAALAKIRKMELKRDVPPNTVAKMMSNMMYERRYFPLLTQVIVGGVVDKPIMYTLDPLGSVLPDDYAAVGTGAEMALGVLDPQFKPNMSRDEAVELAKHAVRSAALRDSASGDGLDILVITKDGTEEFTEDIK